From the Malus domestica chromosome 17, GDT2T_hap1 genome, one window contains:
- the LOC103404502 gene encoding small ribosomal subunit protein uS9c-like, translated as MAVSITALTSSLSSLSFSSHVAQKPSIVSFPGSKSVSVSHVCGAPTRAPRLVVASVAAAPPTEVVETENLKKYVKSRLPGGFAAQTIIGTGRRKCAIARVVLQEGTGKVIINYRDAKEYLQGNPLWLQYVRVPLVTLGYESGYDVFVKSHGGGLSGQAQAISLGIARALLKVSEDHRRPLRKEGLLTRDARVVERKKPGLKKARKAPQFSKR; from the exons ATGGCGGTTTCGATAACGGCTCTCACGTCATCCCTATCCTCTCTCTCGTTTTCCTCCCACGTAGCTCAGAAGCCCAGCATTGTGTCGTTTCCCGGCTCCAAATCAGTGTCTGTTTCGCACGTGTGCGGAGCCCCCACACGTGCACCTCGTCTGGTGGTGGCTTCCGTCGCGGCAGCTCCTCCAACGGAAGTGGTGGAGACTGAAAACCTCAAGAAATACGTGAAATCGAGGCTTCCCGGCGGCTTTGCGGCTCAGACAATCATTGGCACCGGTCGCCGGAAATGTGCGATTGCTCGTGTTGTACTCCAGGAGGGCACCGGAAAAGTTATCATCAACTATCGCGACGCCAAg GAATATCTGCAAGGCAACCCGTTGTGGCTACAGTACGTAAGAGTACCGTTGGTTACTTTAGGATACGAAAGTGGGTACGACGTGTTTGTCAAGTCTCATGGTGGTGGCCTTTCTGGTCAGGCGCAGGCGATATCCCTTGGCATTGCTCGAGCTTTGCTAAAGGTCAGCGAAGACCATAGAAGACCTCTCAGAAAGGAAGGGCTGCTGACCAGAGACGCCAGAGTAGTTGAAAGGAAGAAGCCTGGTCTCAAGAAAGCTCGCAAGGCCCCTCAGTTTTCAAAGCGTTAG
- the LOC103404501 gene encoding UDP-glycosyltransferase 83A1-like, protein MSNLHIIAVPFPAQGHVLPLMELSQCLVNHGFKVTFVNTEFNHKRIVNALAGETHVGDRIHLVSLPDGLEPKEDRNDLGLLCEGIQRVMPGKLEELIEKINEEESEKVACVLADENSGWALDVAAKMKIRRVAFWPASAAALALSFNIPKLIHEGIIDNDDGTPLKSQEIELAKNQPKMKTANLLWTCFHTLDTQKIIFQLLVRNNKYAKAADWLVCNSAYDLEPAAFTLAPEILPIGPLLASSRLENSQGNFWPQDSTCLDWLDQQKPRSVIYVAFGSFTVFDQTQFQELALALELSGRPFLWVVRPDTTDGASDPYPEGYQERVGSCGLMVGWAPQQKVLSHPSIACFVSHCGWNSTLEGLSSGLPFLCWPYFADQLLNESYICDIWKVGLRFDKNESGIITEGEIKTKVEQLLSDENFTARASKLKEVAMNNIKEGGQSYETFKNFIEWMKS, encoded by the exons ATGAGCAACCTACATATAATAGCTGTTCCTTTTCCCGCACAAGGCCATGTGCTGCCCTTGATGGAGTTGTCACAATGCTTAGTCAATCATGGCTTCAAAGTCACATTTGTGAACACAGAGTTCAATCACAAACGCATCGTGAACGCCTTGGCTGGCGAAACTCATGTAGGAGATCGTATTCATCTAGTATCGCTTCCAGATGGCTTAGAACCCAAGGAGGACAGGAATGACCTAGGCCTGTTGTGTGAAGGAATTCAACGAGTCATGCCGGGGAAGTTGGAGGAGTTGATAGAGAAGATCAATGAAGAAGAAAGTGAAAAGGTCGCATGTGTTCTTGCTGATGAGAATTCCGGGTGGGCTCTGGACGTGGCAGCGAAAATGAAAATCCGGCGGGTTGCCTTTTGGCCTGCATCAGCTGCAGCTTTGGCATTGAGTTTCAATATTCCAAAGTTGATTCATGAAGGAATCATCGACAACGATGATG GAACTCCGTTGAAAAGCCAAGAAATTGAGTTGGCAAAAAATCAGCCCAAAATGAAAACTGCAAACTTGCTGTGGACATGCTTTCATACACTAGACACTCAGAAAATTATCTTTCAACTTTTAGTAAGAAACAATAAGTATGCGAAAGCGGCAGACTGGCTTGTCTGCAACTCGGCGTATGATCTTGAACCAGCAGCGTTCACCCTAGCACCCGAGATTTTACCAATAGGCCCCCTTTTGGCAAGCAGCCGGCTCGAGAACTCACAAGGAAACTTCTGGCCACAAGACTCAACATGCTTAGATTGGCTGGATCAACAGAAACCCAGATCAGTGATCTATGTTGCATTTGGCAGCTTCACGGTTTTCGATCAAACACAATTCCAAGAGCTTGCGTTGGCTCTTGAGTTGTCAGGGAGACCATTTCTGTGGGTTGTGAGGCCGGATACCACTGATGGTGCAAGTGATCCCTACCCGGAAGGATATCAAGAGCGAGTAGGCTCTTGCGGTCTGATGGTCGGATGGGCACCTCAACAAAAGGTTCTCAGTCATCCTTCGATTGCTTGCTTTGTAAGCCACTGCGGTTGGAACTCTACCCTGGAAGGCCTAAGCAGTGGGCTTCCTTTCTTGTGCTGGCCGTACTTTGCTGACCAGTTGCTCAACGAGAGCTACATTTGCGATATTTGGAAGGTGGGACTGAGATTCGATAAGAATGAAAGCGGGATCATCACGGAAGGAGAAATCAAGACCAAGGTGGAGCAACTTCTCAGTGATGAAAACTTCACAGCGAGAGCTTCGAAACTGAAGGAAGTGGCCATGAACAACATCAAAGAAGGCGGACAATCGTACGAGACCTTCAAGAACTTTATTGAATGGATGAAGTCTTAA